The window TGGCCCTGATTACCATGGATACGTATCGGCCTGCGGCGGTGGAACACCTTCGCTTGTATGCCGAAGTCCTGGGTATCGAGCTCTCGGTGGCAGCATCCTGTGAGGAGGCCCGCGCCGCGATTGCGCAGGCCCGTGAAGCGGAACTGATTTTGATCGACACCACAGGGTTCAATCCCTATGAACCCATCACGGCGCAACGTTGGAGAGGGTTGCTGAACGGGGCCTATCCCATGGAGGTCCATCTCGTCCTCGCAGCAGGCACACGAGTGCCGGATCTCGTGGTCAGCACCAGTCAATGCGTAGACGTGCCTGGCCTCCGGTTGTTGTTTACCAAACTCGACGAGACGGCGGGCTATGGCGGCATCTTCGAAGCCACTCATCGCACCGGCATCCCGCTGTCCTATTGGGGAACCGGTCAACGGGTGCCCGATGACTTGGTTCAGGCGCAAGTCGATCGCCTGGGCGACCTGCTGCTGGGGGGGCAGGTACGGACGCCGGCGACCGGCACCACTCAGGCGTGGGAGCGGCACACGACACCGACATTTGTGCCCGGTATCAAGACCTACGCGCGATAGGCGACTGACGAACAAGAGGGGAGTGACGATGGCGATGCAACCAGGAATTTTGGATCCGCAGATGAGAGCGCTTGATGACAACGTCGGTCCCTCCCGCACGCAAGTGATTACCGTCACCAGCGGAAAAGGCGGGGTGGGGAAGACCAACGTGGTGGCGAATACCGCCATCGCCCTGGCCCAAACCGGAAAGCGTGTGCTCGTGCTGGATGCGGATCTCGGGTTGGGAAACGTCGATATTCTGCTCGGTCTGACACCGAAATATACGTTGGAGCACGTGCTCGCGAAGACCTGCCGGCTGGAAGATATCGCGCTGACCGGCCCGCATGGCATTACCGTCCTCCCGGCCAGTACCGGCATTTCTCAGTTGACGATCCTGACGGAAGCGCAACAGCTCATCCTTCAAGATGAACTTGAGCGATTGGCATCGAACATGGATGTGTTGTTGATCGATACCGGGGCGGGCATTTCTTCGACCGTGACCTACTTTGCGGCGGCGGCCCAATCCATTATCGTCGTGGTGTCTCCCGAGCCGACCTCCATGACGGACGCCTATGCGTTGATGAAAGTCCTGTTGCGGCAATACCGGGAACGCCGCTTCCATGTGCTCGTCAACATGGTGAAGTCGCCGCGGGACGCCGCGCGGATCTTCCGGAAACTGGAGTTGGCCGTCAGTCGATTCCTGCATATTTCGCTGGATTACCTGGGCGCGATTCCCTTGGACGACTATGTGCCGATGGCCGTGACCCAGCAGCGGGCCGTCATCGATCTCTTTCCGCACGCGCCGGCCAGCCGTGCGTTTCGAGAACTGACTGAGGCGGTGGCTCAGTTAACCCCACCGGCGCTTCCCAAAGGCACAGTGCAGTTCCTCTGGCAACAACTTTTGCGGACGCACTGACTGAAAGGACTGTAGCGAATGATGGACGCTCGAAAAATGTCTGCGCTCAGAAACGCCCCGCGTCGGGTGATTGCGGAAGCGGATCGTGAACGGGTGATTCAGGAATTCACCCACGTCGTGAAGGCCATGGCCCATCGACTGGCGTTTCGCTTGCCGGCCTATATGGACGCGGAAGATTTGATGTCCGTCGGAATCATGGGACTCATGGATGCCATGGATAAGTACGATCCGACCCGCGAAGCCAAATTCAAGACCTACGCAGAGTTTCGCATCCGTGGCGCCATGCTCGATGAAATCCGGTCGATGGATTGGATCCCGCGCTCGGTCCACGAGCGGATTACGCTCCTTCAAAAGACCTATTCCGAGCTGCTGCACAGACTCGGACGCCCGCCGACAGACCAGGAAGTCGGCAAAGAGCTGAAGATGTCCACGGAGGAACTGGATGAATTCCTGACTCGCTCACGTGGCGCCGTGGTGATCAGCCTGGACGATCTCGGCGTGCAGGATGCGGACGGGCATAAGATCATCAGTGTGTTGACCGACTCCAATCAGCCGGATCCGCTCTCGGTCCTAGTGAGCGAACGGGCACGCCACGTGCTCGAAGCTGCAATCCAGGATCTGCCGGAGAAAGAACGGTTGGTATTGTCGCTTTACTATTTCGAGGAACTCACGATGAAGGAGATCGGGCAGGCGCTCAAGGTGACCGAATCGCGAGTATGCCAGATTCATTCGAAAGCCATCCTCCACTTGAAAGCGCGGCTCGAACCGGTCGATGTGTAACGTGCCCCTCCGGACGGTGTAGCAGTCGTTGCTGTTCGTTCGTGTCGGCGGCGGCCATGCATCGTCGCGCGGGCTACACTGCCTTTAGTTTCGCCTCCTCTTCTCCGATACCTTCCTAGCTCAACATACCGTTGGCTGCGATGCTCCATTGGGGAGGGTATGCATTCGTCACGTCCTGAACTCAACACCTCGAGCGACCGCAACGGGTCGGATTCAACGAACCGGCATGGGTGGCCCGACGACGAAGCGGGTACCGAATCGCTTCAGAGCGCTCGACTCGGCGTAATGGCCTGTATCCTGTTCATGGCCGGCGGATTGTATTGGACTGCCTCCGTGGGCCTCCTGACAATGTCGGCGTTGACGGCCTATCCCGTCATGATCTCCGCCGGCATTCTCCTCACGCTGATGGTCTTTGGCGCGACACTCTGGACTCCGCGGGGCCCACAATCGGCTTCCAGGATGCATTCACTGTCGGAAGAATCGAACGGGTCCGGCATGAACACCTACGACTCGGTCACCGGATTGCCGACCTATCGCCTCTTTACATCTCTCCTCAATCAAGCCGTAGTGCACGCTCTCAAGTATGGGCGGCCCGTGGCGGTCCTGATGATCGAACTCGATCACTTCACGCCGAAAACCGACGAACAGGCGCAGATCAACCTCAACCTCATGTATCGCGTTCACGCAGCGCGTGTGAAGAGCGCCCTGCGCACCACCGACACGGTAGCGCGAATTGCCGAACGCACCTTTGTCGTCCTGTTGGATCAGGTCACAGGTCCGGAGGAGGTGGTGGCCATCGCCAGGAAGATGCAACTCACGATATCGCTGCCGGTCACCCTCGACGGGCACGAATTGTTCCTCACCAGCCGCATAGGAATCAGCCTCTCCAACCAGGACACTATGGACAGTGACGCGCTCCTCGATGTGGCCACCCGGGCCGTCGCAACGGCTCGTGCCGAAGGGTACGCTCTCTATGGACTCCCCGGTGCGATGGTATCCGCCTCCGTTGATGCAACCTCCACGATCGCTGCGTGATCTCCAGAATTCTCGTTGCGCCCCATTCTATGTAGGCAGGACTTTCCCTGCTTCCGGCAAAGACTTCCCGTTTGCCACGTCGTTTGACAGGCGCCGTTGACGGCGGAAGAATTTCCCTCCGGCCGCTCAAATACCTTCCGGTTCCCATCTCTCGACAATCACAAGGATTTTCGTCCGGCGATCGCTTCGGCTGTGCCAGGCCGTCTGACGTATTGCGATGGCATGTCCATTGCTAACTCCCCCTGTAGCACAACAGGTTCATCTGGACAGTACAAACTATGAATCGAGCCATCTACCCCATACTCTCAGGCGCCGTAGCCCAGGAAAAACAACTCACGGTCTTCGCCAATAATCTGGCGAACGTGAACACGGCCGGATTCAAGCAGGACCAGCAGGGATTCCGCGGCCTTTTCGCCCGGGCCAGTTCGACGGGGATGGGAGTGGTGTCAGGAGGCCTCTCCTCCGCCATTTCGACCAGACCGGCCGGTCCCAGCGAACGGGTCTTTGCCGAAGTGCATGGGGTCCGAACGGCCTTTGAGCCGGGGCGGATCCGCATTACCGGTAATCCACTGGATGTCGCCATACAGAACGATGGGTTTTTTGAGGTCAAGACCCCGGACGGGGTTCGCTATACGCGCAACGGCATCTTTTCTCTCGACAGCCAACGACGCCTGGTCACCAATCTCGGGCACCCTGTCATGGGGACCAAAGGGGAAATCAAGGTGCCGCCCGGCAACATTCAGATCAATGCGGAAGGGGCGATCCAGGTGGACGGCACTCCGATCGGCAGCATCAAGGTGGTCGAGTTCCCGGAGAACGCGATGCCGCAAAAGTTTGCCGAAGGACTGTTTGTCGGAGGGAAACCGACGGTGTCGACAAGGCCGCAGGTGCAGTCGGGACACATCGAAGAGTCCAACGTGAATTCGTTGAGTGAAATGGTGAAGATGATGCAAGGCATGCGCAGTTACGAGTCGGCGCAGAAATTGATCCAAACGATGGATCGCATGACCGAAACGGCCATTCAGGATCTGGGTCGGGTGCAATAGGAGGAGCGTATGATTCGCGCAATGTGGACGGCCGCGACGGGCATGACGGCCCAGCAACTGAACGTGGATACCATCGCCAACAATCTGGCGAACGTGAACACGAACGCATTCAAACGCAGCCGTGCGGAATTCGGCGATCTGCTGTATCAGATTCAACGCCTACCGGGCACGAACGCGTCGAACGTGGGCGTCTTTCCTGTCGGCGTGCAGGTCGGGGGCGGTGTGCGTCCCATTACGGTGGCCAAGGAATGGGTGCAAGGGAACATGCGGCAGACCGGGAACGATCTCGACCTGGCTATCGACGGCGCCGGATTTTTCCAAGTGACCCGGCCCGACGGGACCATCATGTACACCCGCAACGGATCCTTCAAGCGCGATAACGTCGGCAACCTCGTGACCGGCGACGGCGACCAGCTCAACCCGGTTATTACGATTCCGTCGGGCGCGCTGAAAATCGATGTCGGCCAGGACGGCACCGTCTCCGTTCTGCTTCCCGGCGTCACACAAGCGTCGCAGGTGGGGCAGATTCAGCTGGTCCGCTTCGACAACCCTTCGGGCCTGGTGGCGATGGGCGGCAACCTATTCCTGGACAGCTTTGCCTCCGGACCGGCGCAACAGGGTACCGGCGGATTCTCGACCGGCTTCGGCACCTTGCAGCAGGGATTCCTGGAAAGTTCGAACGTCAACCTGGCGGAGGAGATGGTCAACATGATCATCGCCCAACGGAGTTACGAAATTAACTCCAAGACCATTCAGGCATCCGATGAAATGATGCAGATTGCCAACAACCTGCGCCGGTAATCGGCGCCGCACCTTCAACCAAGGGTGACACCTGTGAATCGACTCAGTCTCCTGTCTGTTGCGACCATCAGCCTGGTCACGAGCGCCGTCCTCCCGGCCATGGCAGGGGAGCGGGCTCCGGTCCGGCCGCTGTTCCAGGTGCAGGGGGCTGTTGCGCATCAGGCGCAGGGCCTCCCGCAGGCCCGTGGGAAACGGCTCATCTATCCCGAACAAATCCGCGGGGTGATCCACGATTTCGTCAAACGGGAACTGGCCGGACGCGCCGTCGACTGCCAGGTGGCGATCGGCGATCCTCAGCAGCCGATCGTCGTACCCTCCGGGACGGTCGATCTGCAAGTCAGCGCCGGTCGATCGGACGAACCGCTGGGACGTCGAGTGTTCCAGATTCATCTGGCCGTGAACGGGCGATTCATCAAGACCGTCGATGCCACCGCCGATGTGGCCGCCATTGTCGAGGTGGTGGTGCCGGTGCGGTCGATCAAGGTCGACGAGGAAATTGCGGTCGACGACGTCACCACGGAACGGATCGTCCTGTACGACCTGAAGCAACCGTTTGTGACCAGTCCTGCCGAGGTCATCGGTAAAGCGGCCATTCGCCCGCTTCCGCCTCAAAATGCCATACGCATGACCTCGGTGCGGCGCCCTTTCGCCGTGCACAAGGGCGATCGGGTCACCATTGAAGCCCGGCAGGGCGGGTTGTCGATTCAAACCGTCGGAGTCACCAAATCGCATGGTGAATTGGGTCAAACCATCACGGTCTCCAATGTCGATTCCGGCAAGGAATTGCGGGCGACCGTCGTTGCCCCGGGGGTGGTCCGTGTCAGTTTTTAACCGCTCTCTCATGCAATGTCGCCCCATCGGATTCATCTGGTGCGGTCTGGCGCTGTGTGTGCTGGTCGGTTGTTCGGCCTCGCCCAGCACGAAGCAACAAAAGGTGGAGATGGCCAAATTGCCACCGCCGAAAACCACGGGATCGCTGTGGCAGGAAGAGAATGGGCGGGCCTATCTCTACGAAGATCTTCGCGCCATGCGCATCGGCGACATCATCACGATTCTAATCGTGGAAAAACACAAGGGCTCGAAGAGCGCCGACACGAACGCAGAGAGAGACTCGACTATTTCGAATGGAATCGGCGGCACCGGGATGGGCTATCTCGGCATCCCGGGAATCCGCCTGGGCGGAGAAGCCAAGCGAGGGTTCGGTATCGATGCCAGCGCCAAGAGCAAGTTCGGCGGCAAAGGCGCAACCAACCGGGAAGACACGTTGACGGGCACGATTTCGGCCATCGTGACGGAGGTGTTGCCGAACGGAGACTTACGGGTCGAGGGCCGACGTGAGGTGACCGTCAATTCGGAACGCCAGATCATGACCATCGGGGGCATCGTCAGGCGCGTGGATGTGAATACGAAAAACACGGTGCAGTCGAGCGCCATTGCCGACGCCAAGATCGAATATTCCGGCCTGGGCGTCGTCGACGATGTGCAGCGGCCCGGCTGGCTCGTCAGAATTCTGGATTGGGTCTATCCGTTTTAGTCGCAAGTCCGTCGGGAA is drawn from Nitrospira sp. ND1 and contains these coding sequences:
- the flgG gene encoding flagellar basal-body rod protein FlgG, which encodes MIRAMWTAATGMTAQQLNVDTIANNLANVNTNAFKRSRAEFGDLLYQIQRLPGTNASNVGVFPVGVQVGGGVRPITVAKEWVQGNMRQTGNDLDLAIDGAGFFQVTRPDGTIMYTRNGSFKRDNVGNLVTGDGDQLNPVITIPSGALKIDVGQDGTVSVLLPGVTQASQVGQIQLVRFDNPSGLVAMGGNLFLDSFASGPAQQGTGGFSTGFGTLQQGFLESSNVNLAEEMVNMIIAQRSYEINSKTIQASDEMMQIANNLRR
- a CDS encoding GGDEF domain-containing protein yields the protein MHSSRPELNTSSDRNGSDSTNRHGWPDDEAGTESLQSARLGVMACILFMAGGLYWTASVGLLTMSALTAYPVMISAGILLTLMVFGATLWTPRGPQSASRMHSLSEESNGSGMNTYDSVTGLPTYRLFTSLLNQAVVHALKYGRPVAVLMIELDHFTPKTDEQAQINLNLMYRVHAARVKSALRTTDTVARIAERTFVVLLDQVTGPEEVVAIARKMQLTISLPVTLDGHELFLTSRIGISLSNQDTMDSDALLDVATRAVATARAEGYALYGLPGAMVSASVDATSTIAA
- a CDS encoding sigma-70 family RNA polymerase sigma factor, translating into MMDARKMSALRNAPRRVIAEADRERVIQEFTHVVKAMAHRLAFRLPAYMDAEDLMSVGIMGLMDAMDKYDPTREAKFKTYAEFRIRGAMLDEIRSMDWIPRSVHERITLLQKTYSELLHRLGRPPTDQEVGKELKMSTEELDEFLTRSRGAVVISLDDLGVQDADGHKIISVLTDSNQPDPLSVLVSERARHVLEAAIQDLPEKERLVLSLYYFEELTMKEIGQALKVTESRVCQIHSKAILHLKARLEPVDV
- a CDS encoding flagellar hook-basal body protein; amino-acid sequence: MNRAIYPILSGAVAQEKQLTVFANNLANVNTAGFKQDQQGFRGLFARASSTGMGVVSGGLSSAISTRPAGPSERVFAEVHGVRTAFEPGRIRITGNPLDVAIQNDGFFEVKTPDGVRYTRNGIFSLDSQRRLVTNLGHPVMGTKGEIKVPPGNIQINAEGAIQVDGTPIGSIKVVEFPENAMPQKFAEGLFVGGKPTVSTRPQVQSGHIEESNVNSLSEMVKMMQGMRSYESAQKLIQTMDRMTETAIQDLGRVQ
- the flgA gene encoding flagellar basal body P-ring formation chaperone FlgA → MNRLSLLSVATISLVTSAVLPAMAGERAPVRPLFQVQGAVAHQAQGLPQARGKRLIYPEQIRGVIHDFVKRELAGRAVDCQVAIGDPQQPIVVPSGTVDLQVSAGRSDEPLGRRVFQIHLAVNGRFIKTVDATADVAAIVEVVVPVRSIKVDEEIAVDDVTTERIVLYDLKQPFVTSPAEVIGKAAIRPLPPQNAIRMTSVRRPFAVHKGDRVTIEARQGGLSIQTVGVTKSHGELGQTITVSNVDSGKELRATVVAPGVVRVSF
- a CDS encoding MinD/ParA family protein, coding for MAMQPGILDPQMRALDDNVGPSRTQVITVTSGKGGVGKTNVVANTAIALAQTGKRVLVLDADLGLGNVDILLGLTPKYTLEHVLAKTCRLEDIALTGPHGITVLPASTGISQLTILTEAQQLILQDELERLASNMDVLLIDTGAGISSTVTYFAAAAQSIIVVVSPEPTSMTDAYALMKVLLRQYRERRFHVLVNMVKSPRDAARIFRKLELAVSRFLHISLDYLGAIPLDDYVPMAVTQQRAVIDLFPHAPASRAFRELTEAVAQLTPPALPKGTVQFLWQQLLRTH
- a CDS encoding flagellar basal body L-ring protein FlgH, whose protein sequence is MAKLPPPKTTGSLWQEENGRAYLYEDLRAMRIGDIITILIVEKHKGSKSADTNAERDSTISNGIGGTGMGYLGIPGIRLGGEAKRGFGIDASAKSKFGGKGATNREDTLTGTISAIVTEVLPNGDLRVEGRREVTVNSERQIMTIGGIVRRVDVNTKNTVQSSAIADAKIEYSGLGVVDDVQRPGWLVRILDWVYPF